A stretch of Candidatus Neomarinimicrobiota bacterium DNA encodes these proteins:
- a CDS encoding DUF2905 domain-containing protein, which translates to MTGKILMILGALLLVIGAWMQWGPSIPVLRWLGRLPGDIVIERPGFKFYFPITTMILISLIITLLLRLLGRR; encoded by the coding sequence ATGACGGGGAAGATTCTCATGATTTTAGGTGCACTCCTGCTCGTCATTGGAGCCTGGATGCAGTGGGGGCCATCCATTCCGGTACTGCGCTGGCTGGGACGACTGCCGGGAGACATTGTGATCGAACGGCCGGGCTTCAAGTTCTACTTTCCCATTACTACCATGATCCTTATCAGCCTGATCATAACGCTTCTGCTGCGCTTGCTGGGTCGGCGATGA
- a CDS encoding lysophospholipid acyltransferase family protein, whose translation MSQVIVSLYRWALGYLVYGLGGVIFLTATFLPWERPRYWVATRICRAILRALGVRLQVSGSYPTDRAYIFMANHASFIDMFILAAIMQGKFTGVMAEEQMNYPFWKTLVNRFQVIPIRRRDREAAIAAIKLAEDRLQRGYQVGILPEGTRTLTGKLGPLKKGGFHMALNTGAPILPIGIEGSFRFKSKTTWLLQPGPVIVRIGEAIPAERYRQMTLEQVMEEIRRQLLTLTGENSAK comes from the coding sequence ATGAGTCAGGTTATTGTTTCGCTCTATCGCTGGGCCTTGGGCTACCTGGTCTACGGTCTGGGAGGCGTTATATTCCTGACAGCCACTTTCCTGCCCTGGGAGCGTCCCCGTTATTGGGTGGCTACACGCATATGCCGTGCCATTCTCCGGGCACTGGGAGTACGACTGCAGGTCAGCGGCAGCTATCCCACTGATCGAGCCTACATTTTCATGGCGAATCACGCCAGCTTTATCGATATGTTTATTCTGGCCGCTATTATGCAGGGCAAATTCACCGGCGTCATGGCCGAGGAACAGATGAATTATCCCTTCTGGAAGACACTGGTCAACCGGTTTCAGGTGATCCCCATTCGCCGGCGCGACCGTGAGGCTGCTATTGCCGCAATCAAGCTGGCTGAAGACCGACTCCAACGGGGCTACCAGGTGGGCATTCTGCCCGAAGGCACCCGGACCCTCACCGGCAAACTGGGCCCCCTTAAGAAGGGCGGCTTTCATATGGCCCTCAACACCGGCGCACCCATCCTGCCCATCGGCATTGAGGGGAGCTTCCGGTTCAAATCCAAGACAACCTGGCTCCTGCAACCGGGACCGGTCATCGTGCGCATCGGGGAAGCTATTCCAGCCGAGCGCTACCGGCAGATGACCCTGGAGCAGGTTATGGAGGAAATCCGACGGCAGCTCTTGACATTGACGGGAGAAAATTCCGCGAAGTGA